The nucleotide sequence ctggtcacatggcaacaactttgtCGGTTAGAGAACCGAAAAGGTTTATTTGGTCACTACAGTGCTTTGTCATCTTCATCTAACAAGGCAACACAATATTCTCCAGGATGAAATCAAAGCTATTTTTAAACTTTGAATCTCCAACAACATTGTTAATATGTAGCACAGAACCCTATCTAGCTCATGGTAATCTGAAAACAAAAAGGAAGAAAGATTCTCTATTGGTTCTGATTTTTGAGAATCTAGAGACATCAAAAACATtaagccaaaaaaaataaaaaatgaagggCTTGCAAGTCTCTATATGGCaatttaattaatcaaaaacCTTAAGCCCCTTTCTCTTACTTACTCAAAAAATGAAAGGAAATCTTGATGGATTTTAAGTTAAGCATACACCAAAACAATGAAAAAGCAAACAAAGTAACTAAATTTCAACAACTTAATGAACAAGAGGAAAATGGTACCTTAAATGAGGTAAGAAATCAAACTAATGAAAACAGCTTTTCTTCAGTTTTTTTCTAGCAGGCAGCAGGTGGTGGTGGTTGATTATTAAGCAGCACACAAGAAAACAATGGGAAAGTGTGGaacaaaacatataaatatttacttttcacttttattatattcattattattattattatagattgaTTAACTATCTTTTTCTTTTGGAAATGGGGAAGGACAGAATTTGAGATAGATGCGTGAACCACGGCCCCACCTAGACACCCTAAAAGAAGCCTCCTGTGGTCCCCACTTCATCTGTTTTGTCACTTTTGTTTAATGATTACTTCCTCTATCTTGGTGGATTACTTCCTCTATCTCGTAATTATTTACTCAGTACTCACTTCGTTCGCTTTTACttatcactatttttctaattgaatttctatttttacttgtcattttttacatatcaagaaaagaaaaaaaatattttacctttaacattaattattttttctttaaattaattttaaaacacaaTGTAAACTTCATTTAATGGgggtattatgataaaataaccatattattaattatttttttaataggtgTGTCAAGTAAAATCAAACAAAGGGAGTATTAGAGTTAATCTAAAAAAGTAGCAATATGAAAGAAGTAAACAAGAAAATGAGACAAGACAAGAGATGAGAGCTTTTCATTCTTCCAATTGTTCGTATATATAATATGAATccttatgcctctatttatagtgtCATATAGAGGCGTGCAAAAGGttgtcataaacatgacattaaccaTTAACATAATGGAGGAGGTTATTAATGTGAAAGGTTATAAGAATAAAACCCATGAATGGTGGAGGTTATCTTCATAATGGAGGGAAGTAATGGAGATAAGTAGTGGGAGTAATTTCTAGAGTGGTGGACATCCACACTTTTACAACAATCCCCCTTGGATATCCATAGATGATGTGCCTCgctaaaaccttactagaaaaaatcctgtgaaaaataatttctagtgaaggaaaaaaagtacacCTATCTTATAATACGAATTTGTTGGATGCCTCGTTAAAAACCATGCAAGTATGTGACAAGTAAATCAACTTGCCTACCAGCTCTGATTTTGGCCCCTATGAATCAATTTTCCTTTCTTTGCAAACTGTAGATTCGGGTCATTTGAAGTTTCAACTGGTCCACTCATTCTTGTTTCTTTTAACAGGTCAAGAAAATTCTTCCTTTGTGACACTATAATTCCTTTCTTCGATCGTGCAACCTTCATGCCGAGAAAATATTTCAGTGCGCCTAAGTCCTTTATCTCAAATTCTGAGGTGAGACACTTCTTTAGGTTTCCTATTTCAACCGCATCATCTCCTGTGAGGATGATATCGTCGACATACACTATAAGAACTGCAATTTTTCCTTCTAGTGAATGTCGAGTAAACATTGTGTGATCTGATTGTCCTTGCACATACCCTTGCTTCTTCACAAATTGAGTAAACCTCTCAAACCAAGCCCTTGGAGATTGTTTTAGACCGTAAAGAGATTTTTTAAGTCTGCATGTTTTTGACTTGTATTTCTCTTCAAAACCTGGGGGGCTCCATGTATACTTCTTCCTCTAGTTGCCCATTCAAGAAAGCATTCTTCATATCCAATTGTTGAAGCGACCGGTCAAGATTTACCACAATTGTCAATAGAACTCTAATTGAGTTTAACTTAGCCACTGGAGCAAACGTCTCAAGATAGTTAGCCGCTGGAGCAAACGTCTCAAGATAGTTAGCCGCTGGAGCAAACGGCTCAAGATAGTTAGCCACTGGAGCAAACGTCTCAAGATAGTCAATGCCATATGTTTGTGTGAATCCCTTAGCTGCTAGGTGGGCTTTATACCTCTCCAAGGATCcatttgatttgaatttggtaGTGAACACCTATTTGTAGCCTACTGGCTTCTTTTCCTTGGGTAGATCTACCAATTCCCATGTCTCTTTTTTTTCAAGAGCTCGCAATTCCTCCAAAATAGCCCTTTTCCACTCGGGAATTCATAGAGCATCCTGCACAGCTTTTTGAATCTCCATACTAGAAAGTTGTGAAGTAAAGACTGAATAAATAAGAGACAACTTTTTATAGGACACAAACATAGAAATAGGATATTTAGGAGCATTTCTAACACCTTTGCGTTTTGCAATAGGTAGGTCCAGTTTAGAGAAAGAATTAGAAATAGAATCAGTTGGAAGATTACCTTGAATTCTAGTAAGGTCTTACGGAATTGACTTTTGGCAGTGTTGAGAATCTTCGGTCTTTTTGTCTTGAGTTCGGTTCCTTCTCGAGTACACCtgtatttcttttgtttgttctccatttccatttttatttttgtcatttaaagGCTCTATAGGTTCAATATCAGAGTTTTTATCATTTAAGTCATTTAGGTCCTTATCATTTCTCAAATCGCTGCCCTTTTCATCATTTGGATCACACGTATTCATATCTTCTCCCAGACCCCTCATATCAGTATTTATTGTAATATCTAGCTCCTCATTTGTGTGATGTCCATTTTCCTCAATATCCCAAAAAAACGAATCTTCTACGTGATGCTCCCCCTGAAGATGAGTAGTAAAATAGAGTTGGGACTCAAAGAAAGTTAGATCCATTGTGACAGTAATCCTCCTAGCATGTGGATCATAACACTTATATCCCTTTAAACTTGGAGCATATCATACAAAAACACAGTTCTTAGCCCGCGGTTCAAGTTTACTGCGATTATGAACATGAACAAATGTTGTACACCCAAAAACATTTAGTGGCAAATCTGCAGTTAACCTAGAGTTAGGAAAACTCTCTCTGAAAACATTAAAAGGTATTTTAAATTTGAGAGGATGGGATGACATCCTATTAATAAGGTAAGTGGCAGTCAAGAGAGCCTCTCTTCAAAGGTACTGTGGAACTTTACTAGTAAACATTAAAGCCCTCGTTACCTCTAAAAGGTGCAGTCTTTCTTTGTGCAGTCTTTCTTTCTGCAgtgccattttgttgaggtgtatcaGGATAAGAGCTTTGGTGTACTACCCCTGTTTTTCTAAAAAAACTTCCTAATTGTTCATTAagggtggcggaaatgcggatgttgcgttggatgtgtgggcttactaggggtgatagagttaggaatgagactattcgggaaaaggttggagtggcgtcggtggaggacaagatgtgggaagttcgattgagatggttcggtcacatgataaggaggggcacggatgccccggttcgtaggtgtgagaggctagctttggatggtttcaggctgGGTAGGGgcaggccgaagaaatattggagagaggtgatcaggcgggacatggaacagttacgggtagggcattacttggtaggtatattattcttgttatgccaccTTGTTGTATGCTCTATTACGAAATTGTTTACTATTCCTTGCATATTTTTCCTTGTGGATGGCGTATTTATGTCTTGTTATCCTGTCCCATGCTTTATTACGGATTTgcttattattccttgtcttgagccgggggtctatcggaaaaaacctttctacttctccggaggtagtggtatggactgcgtacatcttatcctccccagaccccactatgtgggaattcactgggtttgttgttgttgtaattgttcATTAAAGAATTCACGACCATTGTCACtttgaaaaatcttgattttctcaTTAAACTGTATTTCCACCATGACAGAAAATCTCAAACCCATTTTTAACCTCAGATTTGTCCTTCAATAAAAAAACCCAACTCAGTCTAGTATGATTGTCAATAAAAGTTACAAACCATTGTTTTCCAGACATTGTTGAAATTCTAAATGGTTCCCAAACATCATTATGAATCATCATAAAAGGCTTTGAAGCCTGATACTTTTGAGAAGGAAAAATAGATCGGTGATGCTTAGCCATTTCACAGAATTCACATTGGaacaagaatgaatttttatttctaaataaatgaggtaacaaatgtcttaaataataaaaacttgGATGACCAAGCCTATAGTGGCAAAACATGACTTTATTCAAAATAGAAGTAGAGTTCGAACAAATAGGATTCAGTTGTAGAGAGTTGTTCCCGTTGTCAAGAAAATAAAGACCTTCAGATTCTCTAGCATTGCCAATCGTCTCCCCCGAAACCTCTTCCTGAAATTCACATAAATCAGAGTCAAAAATAGCACGACAATTAAGAGAACGGGATAATTTGCTGACAGAAACCAGATTACAAGAGAGTTTTGGAACATGAAGAATATCATAAGTGTGAGGGAAGGTGATAGTTTAACAGTTCCTTTTCCAACAATTGTAGAGAAGGAACCATCATCTAACTTGACTTTATGATTCCCCGCACAAGGAGTATAAGTAGAGAAAAAACGGAAACTTCCAATCATGTCTGAATCTATGATCCAAAAATCTATTTGTTTGGAGTTGGCGCTAAGAAAAATGGATGGTACAATACCTGTTTCAACAAAGGAGGAAGAAGGAGTAGAAGTATTTGGTGCATTTGGATGAAATTGTGGAGATTGCAGGAGTTTGTGCAGAATTTCCTATTGTTTCTTTGAAAATAGAGACGATTCTGGAAAATGTTGCTGCCCCCGATCAAAATAAGTTGCTTGGAGCGCCGATCATGTTGATATTGAGAGCTACGATTATCAACTCCCTTCTTCTTCAAGTTTGGTGGTTTCCCATGAATCTTCCAACATGTTTCACGGGTGTGCCAGTGTTTCTTGCAATGATCGCACCATTGCCTTTTCTTTTTGTCATCTGCATTTTTAACTGTTACAAGAGTTGAAAAGTCTATAGTAGGTTTAAGTTCAATGCTTAAATCAGGTTTTAACATAACATTTCTCCTAGTTTCCTCTCTTTTAACTTCAGAAAAGGTTTCACGAAGTGAGCGTAGAGGATTTTTTCCTAGGATTCGTGACCTGACTTCATCAAACTCCCGATTTAATCCCGCTAAAAAAAGGtaaactctctcattttcttcCCTTTTATTTGCTCTAACACTATCCACAGAACACTCCTATTCATCATTGTAACACTGGTCTAACTCTTGCCACAAAGATAGCATTTCATTATTATAAGCAGTGACTTCTTTCTCACCTTGCTTAGCTTGTCATAGTTTAATTCTTAACTCAAAAATTTGAGAGGCATTTTCTACATCAGAATGTCTCTCTAACAGCTTCCCATACTTCCTTAGCAGTGGGTAACAAAAAATAAGGCTTACCTATGACTGGCTCCAAGGAATTTATTAACCAGGCAATCACGAGTGAATTCTCTGTTCTCCAGGTGTTCATCTTTGTGTTTCTGACTTTCGGTTTTTTCGTCTCTCCGGTCAGATGTCCCAACTTTCCACGACCATCGATTGCAAGCTTAACGGATTGTGCCTATTCCAGATAGTTCTTCTCGTTTAGTCGATGAGAAGTTAGCTCGAAGGGCATGTGAGAAACATTGCCTCCTTGAGTCATCATATTTTTTGTTGGAACTTCTTGAGAagacattttgtcttcttttgatgTTTCAGAAAGGTATTCTCCGTGAAAGGCTGTTTTAACCATACAATATTAGGGAAAAGAATCCCACTCTCATACCATGAAAGTTTGGATACTACAAAAGCATGTCTTTAGTCATTAGAGTTGTACAATATTTATAGGTGAACAAGAAGATCAAATAATCTAATTAATCCCTAATTCCTAGAAGATACATCAAGAAATTCTCTCCAATCTATTTTCCTAGAATAACAATAAATGATGTCCATATTTACAGCAACAAATTGCAATCATATCTGACAATTTATGGAGCAGATTGTAATCAAATCTACCGGCTCATCAGTGGAGCAGATTATGCCTTGATTTGCCAACTCATTCGAcacaatccttttccaaatagGTATTACAAAAGTAGGATTATATATaatattcctatttctactcatgTTCTAACAATTATGTTTGGTAAATATAATTTAGGAATTTTCGTAATAAACAGTATTTTCTTGTGTTGTTGAGGGGACGATAAATTTTCTTTAtgctctctttcttcttcttttaaatttttatagaactcaccataaattataattttctgaTTACATCATGTTCGAATTAAAAGGGTATAATTGCGTacttgaaattttagttttttttgatttatgtttCTCCTTTTTGTTCAACAGTATTTGACCAAGAATTAGATTGAGtagcataaaatttatttttattcgaTGATTGTCTATTATTTATGaacaaaaaatttttaaaattgaaacaaATTAGCCCAAAACGGATTGAACTAACTGAATGTGCATCCGAAGTCGATGTCCATCactaataataaatttaaataaaaaacattGGCACCCGCAATCTtcaaatcctggatccgcctctggtTGCCTAGTTCTAGAGGAGCATCTTTTAGCATCCTAAAAAGTGAAACCTAGAAGTGCAGGTTTAGAATCACCAGAGAAATACTTTGGTCATTGAAGTTGTGAAGCAACTCACAGAATTCCATAAAATCTTAGTCATTCACAAGAATTACCAAAACACTACATATGAGAGCACAGGGATACTGTGGAAGAAAGAGAACTGACATAAACTTTTGTCACAGTAGAGATGTAGAGCAGATCATTATGAAGATATAATCATTGCTAACTTTCCACGTTGAGTTGGGGGGTTCAACtcatgcatttcaaattaaagaaagAGAGTTGAATATTCTAAGCTGTTATGGAAGTTTTGCTAAAACCACTTTCAACTGTATGCTTGCATAAAGGTATTAGTTACTACCTTTTATATGGATATCCAAGAGAACTTTTGCACTTATTGAATTGTTGAATTTGATTTGCATCTAATGAAATGTCTTATTATTTCAGTGATGGCTTaactcaatttttaaatttctttaaccATCAGCAATCCTGGATATTTATTCTACATCTGCGGATCAATTAATGCAGTTGTATGACATAGTACAGTTGGCACCTAATGTTTCTTTATAGCTGCTTTTGCTTGTTTTTGTTTTACTCTCTTCACAGAAACCTTTTTTCATGACTGCAAAATTGTATGTCACCATATGCCAACAGGAGCACTTTCTTTAATGGATTTGGAACCTGCCTATAAAATGGAGAGCATAAGAGCAGTCCAAGACATTCAGCATGAGTTTTGGCCTCTTGATGAAATAAATCCAGAGAATACTAAGTTCCCCTGTTGTTTAGTTTGGACTCCCCTACCAGTAGTCTCATGGTTGGCACCTTTCATTGGACATGTAGGCATATGCACAGAGGATGGTTCTGCCGTGGCCTTCTCTGGTTCCAACTTTATTAATGTGGATGATTGTGCACTTGGTTCTGTGGCCAAATACCTTCAACTAGACAGAAAACAGGTACAACTTATTGTGGCATGCTCTTAGCCTTTCACTCATTAGTTGTAGCATTATGCCACTCAGTAACCTCTCCCCCATCTCCCCTAATGCATCGCCCCTAGTATTTGCATTCACATGCTCGACGTCATGCATAACTTCCAACACTTCCACGAGTATTTGCATTCACATGCTCGATGTCATGCATAACTTCCAACACTTCCACGAGTCACTATGCTCATTTTTTTAGCTACCCCGGATAAAGAAATATGCCAATTTGATCTTACCAACAACGTATTGACAAGAATTTCTGAATGTTGAATTATTGGACAGTGTTGCTTTCCGCGAAACCTTGCTGCGCACACATGCAAACATGGCTATAAACACTCGGAGTTTGGGTCTGCAACTACTTGGGATGACGCCATCCAATCAAGCGTTCGCCATTTTGAGCACAAATCCTATAACTTATTCACGTGCAACAGCTATTCATTTCTTGCTAATTGCCTGAACAGGCTCTGCTTTGGTGGATCGATGGATTGGAACATGATCAATGTTGGGGTTCTTTTATTGTTCAAAGGACATTGGGTTGACAACATCTCAATCCTGAGGTCATTTTCACCTTTCATTctagttgtatgctttggcatttTCATGGTGGGATGGCCTTTTTTGGTAGCATTATTGTCTTTCTCACTTATTCTTTTAGCATGGTTTGTTTTTGGAACTTACTGTCTGAAAAATCTGCTTGATTCGTAGCTTTCTTGTATCATACTGCTACAAGATCAAAATTTGTTAATTCCTTAATATATACGAAGAGCCCCAGATAAAACTGCATCATAACGTTTCTTGAGACTCGAAAGTGTAGATTTGATACCCAACATTCTTGTacgaaatgaaaataagaaaagagatcATATGGTAATGTGAGTTGCTGATTTTTAAGCTCTACTTGTTCCTGAAGAACGGTTCTTTCTTCATTTATAAAGGTTCTATACGTGATCTGAGCTTTTTAAAACAAGAAAACTCCAAAATGGTGAACTAATATTAGAATAGAGTTTAATATCTGaagatttttgtgaaatattgcACAGGTTACCACAAAATGTTATATATTCTCGTCGTCTATTGTAATCAGGATTACTCTAACCTTGAAAATAAGATGATTGATTACCTTTTACagacaaattaaaatatattgatCGACGGGTAAAAAGAAGAGATGGATTCGAGTTAGAAGTTAGAACCGATTCCTTTTGCAAGTTATATTTGCACCAAGTCACCGACAAAATTATCGACATGATCCAGGCTGTCGAGTATGAATCAAATTAGAGTTCAGAGACCAAGAAGGATGACACAACCTCTTTAATATTGCTGCCACTTGTTGTTCTCTTAGATATGGAGTTGTATGCTTCTTCTATAGTCAAATTATAGCGTCTTAGATGTTAAGACCATTTTTATTGAGCAACACGAACAGAAAACTAATACCTCTTAATCTCAAACTATTTGTGCTTCCTCAGAATGACAAATTTGGAGCTGAATTTGAACGCGTTAAATTGAATCAATAAAAGGGTCATTATTTAGCCTGTCCAAAGTTTGCTTGAATCAAGATGAGCTAAATAATGAACCACAACTCATCAAAGCGCCttactattttaaaaatttggcacGCCATGACAAGTTGGCTTTCTGAATGGCATAAAAAGGCCACAACTTAAGAAATTGGCACCCTTTAGCCCATATCCGGCCAATAGACAATGAATTAAGagtgacaaaagagtttcaaaattaAATTGTAGTTGCACAATTTATTTTAATTGCGCATAGGTGAAAAAAATCAGATTAGTTATTAATGGGTTTGAGGGTTGTTCTCAAGTTATTGTATTTACACTTTAGACCATCCTGTATAGGTGAAAAAAATCAGATTAGTTATTAATGGGTTTGAGGGTTGTTCTCAAGTTATTGTATTTACACTTTAGACCATCCTATAGAGTATGTTGGTAGAGAATATTCAAACATATTAAACATTTATTTGAGTATGGGATGTTACTGATTTTACTCTATCAATTTGACTATTTTAAAAGATGATTAATAAGTTGCAACAAATGTTCAAAACTAAGTTGCAACAAATGTGACATCTGTTGAACAATGATACAAACCAAACTATGGAACACACGAAAAtggcacaaaacagtccacaatgcAAGAAGAAACTGAGGACCAAAGGAGAACAAGTCtcggcaacaacaacaacacaagaataacaagataacAAGGTGTAAACAACACCAATTTCAACCAACAACCAAACTAATAAGATGATtaacaagatgacaacaacaataagggaacaacaacaacaaacggGTACAAGATTACAAGACACAACAACAAATGATTTCACTAAAACAAAGGGATAGGTAGTGTGACATAAACTATTACAAGAACTAAGAACTAAAGTGTATATCAAACACTAAGACCTTTAACTAACGTAATAgcaacaccaacactcttacGTGGATACAAGAGGGACGTCAATCTCCCCAATCACTTATGTTTCCAagccaagaacacaacacaagtgaatccacacttggaTTGCCTTAGTTTCGGGTGGAGTGGTTctcacactagagagagagtGTTTCAAGTGTTACAAGACttacaatatcatcaaaatctaatgaacTAAATCCTagattgttctatttatagtctattacaaatcAAAGAGGAAATGTCCAAAGGGTTCAGGTGtgatgtgggccgaaaatcgattgggttatgccagggaggatggggatcctcccagtatggtccgtttaaattttcataaccATTTTCgtggacaaacaggaaaaacggcatgaaaggggcatttttaggcaaaatctgtgtgctatagcctatggttttgagggtgggctcagggtccgagcgtgctgtggattgaaaatcgatcggggcatgccagggaggctggggatcatcccagtatggtttgtttaaatttttgtggccatttgcgtggacaaataggtgaaacggcacgaatggggcatttttaggcgaaattggtgtgctatagcctggggtccgggcgtaaTGTTGgtcgaaaattgactggggcatgctagagaggctggggatcgtccttgtatggtccttttaaatatttgtggccatttggatggacaaacgggcgaaacgatgcaaacAGGACATTTTCgggaaaaattggtgtgctatagcccacgattttgggggtgggcccaaggctCGGGCgatctgtgggccaaaaatcaaccaggatGTGTtagggaggtcggggatcatcccagttttatgcgtttaaatttttttggccatttgggtggacaaactggtgaaacggcagaaacggggaatttttgagcaaaattagtgtgctatagcctatgattttggggatgggcccgaggttcgggcgtgctgtggaccaaaaatcgaaCAAGCCGTGTCAGGGAGTCTGTGGATTATCCCAGTgttgtctgtttaaatttttgtggccatttgggtggacaaacaggcaaaacggcgcgaacgagatattttcgagcaaaatcggtgtgatatagcccacggtttcaagggtgaACCTGGGGTCCGGAttactgtaggccaaaaatcgatcagggtgtGAAAGGGAAgctggggatcatctcagtatggttcgtttaaattttagtggccatttgggtggacaaacgggcgaaaaggtGCGAACAGTGCGCTTTCGAGTGAAATCTTTGtcctatagccaacgattttgggggtgggcccggggtccgggcataaTGTGGGTAGAAAATCGATCAGTGCattccagggaggctggggatcatcccagtttggtctgtGTAaattttgtagccatttgggcgataaacaggcgaaacgatgcatttttgggcaaaattggtatgctatagcccatggttttggggttgggctcggggtccaagtgtgctgtgggtcaaaaattgactagggcgtGCCAGGGCGGTTGAGAATCATTTCAATGTGGTTCATTTAAACTTtggtagccatttgggtggacaaacgggagaaacagtgcaaacgaggcatttttggcgAAATcactgtgctatagcccatggttttaggggtggacccgcGGTTCGACCATgatatggatcaaatattgaccgaggcatgccagggagtctggggatcgtcccagtatggtccgtttaaatttttttggtcatttgGGAGGATTAACGGGCAAAACTGCccgaacgaggtattttcaggTGAAATCggttgctatagcccacggtttcaggggtgggcatGTGGTCCGGTGGTTCtgcaggccaaaaattgaccaaggcatgatAGAGAGGCctgggatcatcccattatggtttgtttaaattaacgtagccatttgggttgacaaacgagcgaaacgacgtgaatgggacatttttgagcaaagtcgatgtgctatagtccacgatttcgggggtgggcctagggtccgggcgtgctgtgggccaaaaatcaacccaggtgtgccagggaggctggggatcatcctagtgtggtccatttaaatttccgtggccatttgggcagaaaaatgggcgaaacagtgcaaatggggcattttcgggcaaaatcaatgtgctatatcccgcagttttggaggtgggcctgaggtccgggcgtgatttaggccaaaaatcaactgggacATGTCAGGTtgtttagggatcatcccagagtggtccgtttaaatttttgtggccatttggatggacaaacgagagaaacagtgcgaacggggtattttcgggcaaaatcaatgtgctatagcccacggtttcggatGTGGGCTCGGCgtccaggcgtgctgtaggccaaaaatagtttggggcattccagggaggctggggatcataccagtatggtttgtttaaatttttttggccatttggctGATCAAACATGCGAAGCGGTGTGAACGGTGCATTTTtaagcaaaa is from Capsicum annuum cultivar UCD-10X-F1 chromosome 5, UCD10Xv1.1, whole genome shotgun sequence and encodes:
- the LOC107871373 gene encoding uncharacterized protein LOC107871373 isoform X2, with the protein product MPTGALSLMDLEPAYKMESIRAVQDIQHEFWPLDEINPENTKFPCCLVWTPLPVVSWLAPFIGHVGICTEDGSAVAFSGSNFINVDDCALGSVAKYLQLDRKQCCFPRNLAAHTCKHGYKHSEFGSATTWDDAIQSSVRHFEHKSYNLFTCNSYSFLANCLNRLCFGGSMDWNMINVGVLLLFKGHWVDNISILRSFSPFILVVCFGIFMVGWPFLVALLSFSLILLAWFVFGTYCLKNLLDS
- the LOC107871373 gene encoding uncharacterized protein LOC107871373 isoform X3 produces the protein MDLEPAYKMESIRAVQDIQHEFWPLDEINPENTKFPCCLVWTPLPVVSWLAPFIGHVGICTEDGSAVAFSGSNFINVDDCALGSVAKYLQLDRKQCCFPRNLAAHTCKHGYKHSEFGSATTWDDAIQSSVRHFEHKSYNLFTCNSYSFLANCLNRLCFGGSMDWNMINVGVLLLFKGHWVDNISILRSFSPFILVVCFGIFMVGWPFLVALLSFSLILLAWFVFGTYCLKNLLDS